AGGAGCAATAAAATGAAAAGAGGCCAAACCTATAACAGGAACCAGGACGTGCAGGATTTCTTCACCGGCATAGGCTACCGACGATAAAGCATCCGATGACAGGATGGCCAGCCCTTTTAGAACTGAGAAGCGTTCGTGCGTTATCCTGGCTGATTCTAACGGTTTACCTATGACAATTTGCCGCAGCAGTTTTAACATAAATTGATGCTACCTCCATGGATTGATCTTCTCTTCCGAAACAGGTTTGAAAAATTTATACTAACAAAGTAATGTTGCCAAATTCTCCGCAATTATACAGGTGGCTGTTAAATCGAGCGGGGAATACTACTACATGGCGCACATAATTTTAGCCATATCAAGAAATACTGTTAATACGAAAAAGCATTTAAGGGGGAAATTATTTTGGACTACAAATTGAAGAAACTAATTGGTCTTTTCTTGTTAACAACCATGATAACCATACTGTTTCCCACGCAGGGTTTTGCTGCTCCTGAACAGCAGCCTTTGCTGGAAACTACGGCAGAATCTGCTATACTTATCGATGCAGTGACGGGTAAAGTACTGTTTGAAAAAGCGGCTGATGTGGAAAGGCCGCCGGCCAGTGTAACCAAGGTTATGACCTTGCTGGTTGCCCTGGAACAACTGGCCAAAGGGAAAATTTCTCTGTCTGACAAAGTAGTTACCAGCGAAAATGCTTCCGGGATGGGAGGTTCCCAGGTTTATCTGGAGCCAAACGAAGAACTGTCCATGCGGGAAATGCTGATTTCCATAGCTGTGGGGTCGGCAAACGATGCCTGTGTTGCTGTGGCTGAACACATAGCCGGCTCTCATGAAGCATATGTTAAGATGATGAACGAAAAGGCCAAAGAACTAGGCCTTAAACATACTCATTTTGCCAATGCCTATGGGCTTCCGGCAGAAGGACATTATACCTCTGCCCGGGACTTGGCTGTTATGATGAGGGAAGCTTTAAAATATCCCCTTTTCAGTAAGCTTACTTCCATAAAACGTTATGACTTGCGCGGTGGGGAGTTTGTCCTCTGGAATACCAACAAACTGCTGTGGTGGTATGATGGATGTGACGGCGGCAAGACGGGGTGGACGTCGGAAGCAAAATACTGTCTTGCGTCCACCTGCAAGCGCAACGGTCTGCGGTTAATCGCCGTTGTTATGGCTACGCCGGAACCCCGCAGCCATTTCCGGGAATCCATGAGATTATACAATTACGGATTTGCCCGCTATGAAGCTGCCAACATCGCCGAACAAGGAAAAAAACTTGGTAAGATCCGGGTGAGTAAAGGACAATGGGACTGGGTGGATGCGGTAACGGCCTCCGATGTGGCTATAGTCGTTCCCAAGGGCGAGAAAAAGTCAGTTACCTATAAGCTTGACCTGGTACCTTATGTTAAGGCTCCCGTCAAAAAGGGGCAAAAGGTAGGCCAAGTCACTGTAATGAAAGATAAAGAACAGGTTTTAAAGGTTAATTTAGTGGCAGCCCGTGATGTGGAAAAAGGCGGCGTCTTTAAACACATCGTTAAGCTTGTCCGTTCTACCATCACCCCGGCAGAATAGATTAAACCAGATATCTGAATTTACTCCAAGTCCAAATCACCGCACCGACTGATACGAGCTATTCCAGTCGTTCCGGGCATCAATGTCCCGCCAGTGGTAATTTGGACTTTCTACTTTCGACAAAACCTTACAATTGTTTTGCCATTAATTAGCAGGAAAAAAATTGCGCCTTGTAGAATACCGACAAAGCATTTATTTTGGGAGGGGTTTACCATGTGCATTTCGTCTGAATATAAAGAAAGTGTTTTGCTGGTAAAACTAACCGGTGATTTTGACATGGCTGTTGCCGATAACATCAGGTGCCATATAGATAAGCAGTTGGATGAAGGGTTGGTTAAAAATGTTGTTTTGGATCTATCAGACGTTGGGTTTATTGACAGTTCCGGTTTAGGCGTAATTTTGGGCCGATACAAGCGCATCAGCCAATTGGGAGGAAAAATGGCTATTATTGGGGCGCAGCCACAGGTTAACAGAATACTGGAGTTATCCGGTATCCAAAAAATAATTGACTGTTACAGTGCAGAAGAAGAGGCGCTGCAGGCGATGTAAGGAGGAGCGACCATGAAACTTAAAAACAAAATGAGCATAGAGATATTAAGTTTACCGGAAAACGTGGCTTTGGCCAGGGTAACTGTGGCAGCTTTTGCGGCTCAACTGGATTTTACGCTGGAAGACCTGGAAGAAATTAAAGTCGCTGTCTCGGAAGCCGTTTCCAACAGTCTAATTCACGGTTATGCTAGTAAAACCGATTGCATGGTTGGAATAAATGCCGTCATTTACGATAATGATGTTTTAGAAGTAGAGATTAAAGACAATGGCGTGGGAATTGCCGACATCCAACAGGCCATGCAGCCTGCATATAGCACCACGCCGGAGAGAATGGGACTGGGCTTTTCTTTTATGCAGTCTTTTATGGATTCCGTACAGGTAGATTCTGCACCGGGTCAGGGCACTACTGTTAAACTCACAAAAAAGCCAAGCAAAACTGTTGACAAACAGGATAATTAGGGGTGTGAAGCAATGAGTACCCGGTTATCAGAAATGAATCTGCCGCGGTTCCCTCTGTTATCCGACAAAGAAATGAAAGAACTTCTTATAAAAGCAAAAAACGGCGACCAGGCGGCACGTGAAAAATTAGTTAACTGTAACTTAAAGCTGGTATTTAATCTGGTACAGCGATTTTGCAACAGGGGCTACGAACCTGAAGACCTTTTCCAGATAGGCACTATTGGGCTGATCAAAGCGATAGATAAATTTGACTTAAGCTATGATGTGAAATTTTCTACATACGCTGTTCCTCTGATTATCGGTGAAATAAGAAGATTTTTACGTGATGACAATCCAGTGAAAGTGAGCCGCTCCGTTAAGGAAACAGCCAATAAAATTAACCGGGCGCGGGAAAAATTGTCAGCTTCACTGGGTAGGGACCCGACCATAAGTGAGATTGCCAAAGAGGTGGGCATGGAGAGGGAGGAAATTGTTAACGCTATGGAAGCTTCGCAATTGCCCACTTCAATATATGAAACTCTTTACCAGGATGACGGAGACCCCATCTACGTTATGGATGCGATAACCGGATCATCCGGCGATGAAGGCCAATGGTTTGAGCATATGGCCCTGAAAGATGTTTTGCAAAAACTGCCCGAAAGAGAAAAAAAAGTTCTCTTGCTAAGATTTTTTGAAGATAAAACCCAAACCCAGGTAGCAGAGATTCTGGGGATTTCTCAGGTTCAGGTGTCACGCATAGAAAGACAGGCTTTGAAAACAATCCGATCGATGATTGGTTTAAATGATAGAAACTGAAATTACGCGGGTAAAAGCCGTAGATTTTCCCAAAGGTATAATGCCGGAGGAATCTACGGTCATTATTTTTTACAGCTTCAAACAGAAGTTTTAATATCCACATTAATTACTTTGTTTGCATGAAATAACCTCTTTTAACGCATAATACATTTAGAACCGTCAGGAGATAAAAATGCCCTGACAGGGCAAAAAATATTGTAAGGAGGAGCTTTAAGATGTACGTCAAAGTGGCAGAAGTTATTGGAGAATCTAAGGACAACTGGAAAGACGCGGTACAAAATGCAGTGAACGAGGCTATGAAATACCATGACAACATTACCGGGGTTGAGATTTACAACCTTACTGCAGACGTTCATAACGGGAAACTTGTTGATTTTAAAGCAAATGTAAAAATTGCTTACACTGATTAGGTTTTGGAAGGACACCCAGGGTGTCCTTCTCAGTTATTTATAAAGATTTATAAAAAATTAGAAAGGAAGATAGGATTTGGCAGATCATATTGAGCCTTCGGACCAGCAACTGCAAAAAATTGTTTATCAACAAATGGTCCAGCAAACAAAACCCAAACCGCCTGTGCTAAGAAATGTTATCGGCGCTTTCTTTTTCGGCGGTTTGATCTGCATTATAGGCCAGGCGCTTATTAACATATATATGCAGTTTGGACTGGATCAAAGGGCGGCCAGTACGGCTGCTTCAGCAACACTGGTATTTGTGGCGGCCCTGCTGACAGGGTTAGGCGTTTACGATTCTATTGCTAAGTATGCCGGCGCGGGGACCATAGTGCCAATTACCGGGTTTGCCAATTCCATTGTTGCTCCGGCCTTGGAGTTTCGCAGGGAAGGCATGGTTCTGGGAACAGGGGCGAAAATTTTTACTTTGGCCGGTCCGGTATTGGTTTGTGGATTTGTCACTTCGTGGCTCATTGGGCTGGTAGTTTATTTAACGAAGTAGTGGGGGGTTAGTAAATGGTTGAAACCACAGTAGTAAACAGAGCAGTAAAAAAGCTTGGTAAGCAAACCTTTCAGTTGGCTAACCCACCTGTTATCGTGGGGGCCGCTGCCATTGTGGGTCCCAAAGAAGGACAAGGCCCGCTGGGAAATATTTTTGACCTGGTACTGCCTGATACCCTGGCCGGTGAAAAAACCTGGGAAAAAGCTGAACGCAAAATGCTGAAGGATGCCGTAAATATGGCTTTACAAAAGGCTAACCTGACGACGAAAGATATTGATTTTTTTATGGCCGGAGACCTGCTCAACCAAATAATCTCCGCTAACTTTACCGCCCGTGACCTGGGAATACCTTTTATTGGTTTATATGGAGCATGTTCCACCATGGTGGAAAGTCTGTGTTTGGGCTCAATGCTGATAGATGGAGGATTTGCCAATAATGTTGCCGTCGCGGCTTCCAGCCATTATGATACGGCTGAACGACAGTATCGGTTTCCAACAGAACTGGGCGTCCAACGTCCTCCTTCGGCTCAGTGGACGGTCACGGGAGCAGGTGCCATGGTAGTAAGCGGAACAGGGATCGGCCCTGCCGTAACCCATGTAACTATCGGCAAGGTTATCGACCTGGGGATCAAAGACGCCAATGATATGGGTTCAGCTATGGCCCCGGCCGCTGCAGATACAATTGTCGCCCATTTTAAAGAAACGACCAGGCAGCCTTCTGATTATGACCTGATTATTTCCGGCGATTTAGCCAGTATAGGCCATTCTTTAACTATACAACTGGTAAAACAGGCCGGCTATGATATGTCGAAGAATTTTACCGATTGCGGTATATTGATTTTTGACCCATCCCAGGATACCCATGCCGGAGGCAGCGGTTGCGGTTGTTCGGCGGTAGTTCTTAGTTCCTATATACTGGGGCAAATGAAGGCAGGGAAGTATAAGAGAGTACTGGCAATTGGTACCGGCGCTTTATTAAGCCCTACTGCCACGCTACAGGGTGAATCGATTCCCGGAGTGGCCCATGCCGTGGTGATGGATGCATATAGTTTGTCAGGAGGTTGAGCTTATGGAGTATTTTAAAGCATTTATAATCGGGGGCGGAATTTGTGTTATCGGTCAATTACTCATCGATTTGACCAGTTACCGGATAACTCCCTCCCATATACTGGTTAGCTTTGTAACGGCCGGCGCCATACTAAGCGCCATGGGTTTATATCAGCCCTTGATTGATTTGGCCGGCGCAGGGGCAACGGTCCCGTTGCCGGGTTTTGGTCATATTTTGGCGCAGGGTGCCATTAAGGGAGTTACGGAGAAAGGACTGCTCGGAGCATTTGGCGGGGGTATCGAAGCAGCTTCTGTAGGAATTGGCGCCGCTGTAATATTTGGTTACTTGGTGGCGGTGGCATTCACTCCCAAAGGAGAATAAGTGGAAATTTATGAAAAAGCAAACCAGAAAAGTTATTATTGTTACCGATGGAGACATGGTGGCAAAAAGGACTGTGGAGATTGCTGCCAGGAATGTCGGCGCCCGGTGCATTTCACTGTCTGCCGGAAACCCCACGCCAATATCGGGCCAGCAAGCTGTAGAACTGATTAAGCTGACGCCTCATGACCCGGTTGTCTTAATGGTTGACGATCGCGGAAACACGGGGTTTGGTAAAGGAGAACAAGTCCTGGATTACGTGGTCCGGCACCCCGAGATAGATGTATTAGGGGTGGTGGCCGTGGCTTCCAATACATCTGGTATTCAGGGAACCAGGGTAGATAAGTCAATTACCAGGGACGGCGTGATAGTCGACGGGCCCGTCGATAAATATGGACAGCCAGAACCGGCTAATCATAAATATCTGGAAGGGGATACGGTCAGCGTCTTGAATTCTCTGGATGTGAAAGTCATTATCGGACTGGGTGACATTGGCAAAATGGACATGGCAGACGATATCTCTAATGGAGCGCCGTTAACAACACTAGCGCTACAGGAAGTAATTAACAGGAGTGGATATAAAAATGGAAGAAACGATGGCTCCAAAGACCCGGGTAAGTAAAAAGTTTGATGAAAATGCGGAAATGTTGAAAAACGTGTTGGGAATTGGCGTAAGTTATGACGTGGCCTGGCGGGAGTTTGAGATAGCCGGTAAAAAGGCCGCCATCTTGTTCGTAGACGGGTTGATAAAGGATTTGCCCATTGTTGAAATAATGCAGAATTTTGCCTTCCTGGAACGCGAGAACCTAACGCCTAACACCTTGCACAAACTGTTAGCCAAATATGTCACTTACGTTAAGGCAGCTCCTACCGATAAGCTGGAGGATGTAGTCAACAAGGTGTTGGCCGGTTTCCTGGCGCTTATAGTCGATGGTATGGAGGAAGCCATTTTGATTGAGGCCCGCCAGTATCCGGGCCGAAATCCGGAAGAGCCTGATATCGAGCGGGTAGTCAGGGGTTCCAGAGATGGGTTTACAGAAACCATACTTTTTAATACCGCCTTAATCCGGCGGCGGCTCAGAGACCCGCGCCTGAGAACGGAAATTTTGCAGGCCGGGGTCAGGTCCAAAACTGATA
The Thermincola ferriacetica DNA segment above includes these coding regions:
- a CDS encoding stage V sporulation protein AE is translated as MKKQTRKVIIVTDGDMVAKRTVEIAARNVGARCISLSAGNPTPISGQQAVELIKLTPHDPVVLMVDDRGNTGFGKGEQVLDYVVRHPEIDVLGVVAVASNTSGIQGTRVDKSITRDGVIVDGPVDKYGQPEPANHKYLEGDTVSVLNSLDVKVIIGLGDIGKMDMADDISNGAPLTTLALQEVINRSGYKNGRNDGSKDPGK
- the spoVAC gene encoding stage V sporulation protein AC, whose product is MADHIEPSDQQLQKIVYQQMVQQTKPKPPVLRNVIGAFFFGGLICIIGQALINIYMQFGLDQRAASTAASATLVFVAALLTGLGVYDSIAKYAGAGTIVPITGFANSIVAPALEFRREGMVLGTGAKIFTLAGPVLVCGFVTSWLIGLVVYLTK
- a CDS encoding D-alanyl-D-alanine carboxypeptidase family protein → MITILFPTQGFAAPEQQPLLETTAESAILIDAVTGKVLFEKAADVERPPASVTKVMTLLVALEQLAKGKISLSDKVVTSENASGMGGSQVYLEPNEELSMREMLISIAVGSANDACVAVAEHIAGSHEAYVKMMNEKAKELGLKHTHFANAYGLPAEGHYTSARDLAVMMREALKYPLFSKLTSIKRYDLRGGEFVLWNTNKLLWWYDGCDGGKTGWTSEAKYCLASTCKRNGLRLIAVVMATPEPRSHFRESMRLYNYGFARYEAANIAEQGKKLGKIRVSKGQWDWVDAVTASDVAIVVPKGEKKSVTYKLDLVPYVKAPVKKGQKVGQVTVMKDKEQVLKVNLVAARDVEKGGVFKHIVKLVRSTITPAE
- the sigF gene encoding RNA polymerase sporulation sigma factor SigF, coding for MSTRLSEMNLPRFPLLSDKEMKELLIKAKNGDQAAREKLVNCNLKLVFNLVQRFCNRGYEPEDLFQIGTIGLIKAIDKFDLSYDVKFSTYAVPLIIGEIRRFLRDDNPVKVSRSVKETANKINRAREKLSASLGRDPTISEIAKEVGMEREEIVNAMEASQLPTSIYETLYQDDGDPIYVMDAITGSSGDEGQWFEHMALKDVLQKLPEREKKVLLLRFFEDKTQTQVAEILGISQVQVSRIERQALKTIRSMIGLNDRN
- the spoVAD gene encoding stage V sporulation protein AD — protein: MVETTVVNRAVKKLGKQTFQLANPPVIVGAAAIVGPKEGQGPLGNIFDLVLPDTLAGEKTWEKAERKMLKDAVNMALQKANLTTKDIDFFMAGDLLNQIISANFTARDLGIPFIGLYGACSTMVESLCLGSMLIDGGFANNVAVAASSHYDTAERQYRFPTELGVQRPPSAQWTVTGAGAMVVSGTGIGPAVTHVTIGKVIDLGIKDANDMGSAMAPAAADTIVAHFKETTRQPSDYDLIISGDLASIGHSLTIQLVKQAGYDMSKNFTDCGILIFDPSQDTHAGGSGCGCSAVVLSSYILGQMKAGKYKRVLAIGTGALLSPTATLQGESIPGVAHAVVMDAYSLSGG
- the spoIIAB gene encoding anti-sigma F factor; translated protein: MKLKNKMSIEILSLPENVALARVTVAAFAAQLDFTLEDLEEIKVAVSEAVSNSLIHGYASKTDCMVGINAVIYDNDVLEVEIKDNGVGIADIQQAMQPAYSTTPERMGLGFSFMQSFMDSVQVDSAPGQGTTVKLTKKPSKTVDKQDN
- a CDS encoding dodecin family protein translates to MYVKVAEVIGESKDNWKDAVQNAVNEAMKYHDNITGVEIYNLTADVHNGKLVDFKANVKIAYTD
- the spoVAE gene encoding stage V sporulation protein AE, which gives rise to MEYFKAFIIGGGICVIGQLLIDLTSYRITPSHILVSFVTAGAILSAMGLYQPLIDLAGAGATVPLPGFGHILAQGAIKGVTEKGLLGAFGGGIEAASVGIGAAVIFGYLVAVAFTPKGE
- the spoIIAA gene encoding anti-sigma F factor antagonist, giving the protein MCISSEYKESVLLVKLTGDFDMAVADNIRCHIDKQLDEGLVKNVVLDLSDVGFIDSSGLGVILGRYKRISQLGGKMAIIGAQPQVNRILELSGIQKIIDCYSAEEEALQAM